One region of Hypanus sabinus isolate sHypSab1 unplaced genomic scaffold, sHypSab1.hap1 scaffold_149, whole genome shotgun sequence genomic DNA includes:
- the LOC132387030 gene encoding gastrula zinc finger protein XlCGF8.2DB-like, with protein sequence MLSIKKFASAEASVIWAGVKVVTVANFTHACSSQKASGARRLDRTQRVYNGEKPFTCSVCGKEFTQSSNLLSHQRIQTGERTFTCSVCGKGFTQSSQLLAHQSVHTGEKQFTCSECGKGFTESSTLQSHQQVHTGEKPFTCSECGKGFSLASHLQRHQSVHTGERPFICSVCGKGFTKSLHLKVHQQVHPGDRPFTCSDCGKTFTQSSHLQRHQQVHTGERPFTCSECGKGFTQLQVREMKDKGCGRQRQFEDREAEKQRDEAKRQRLFEL encoded by the exons ATGCTCAGCATTAAAAAATTCGCCAGCGCTGAAGCATCGGTCATATGGGCAGGCGTGAAGGTTGTGACGGTGGCGAATTTTACGCATGCGTGCAGTTCACAAAAGGCCTCGGGAGCCCGGCGACTGGATCGGACGCAG CGAGTTTACaatggggagaagcctttcacctgctcagtctgtgggaaggaattcactcagtcatccaatctgctgagtcatcagcgaattcAAACTGGAGAGAggacattcacctgctcagtttgtgggaagggattcactcagtcatcccaattactggcacaccagtcagttcacactggggaaaagcagttcacctgctcagaatgtgggaaaggatttactgaATCATCCACCCTGCAgagtcaccagcaagttcacactggggagaagccattcacctgctcagaatgtgggaagggattctcactggcatcccacctacagagacaccaatcagttcacactggggagaggccattcatctgctcagtctgtgggaagggattcactaaatcattgcatctgaaggtacatcagcaagttcatccAGGAGacaggccgttcacttgctcagactgtgggaagacattcactcagtcatcccatctacagaggcatcagcaagttcacactggagagaggccattcacctgctcagaatgtgggaaaggattcactcagt TACAAGTGAGAGAAATGAAAGATAAAGGCTGcggaaggcagaggcagtttgaggatagggaggcagaaaaacagagggacgAAGCAAAaagacagaggctgtttgagctgtaa